Sequence from the Haloarcula sp. CBA1127 genome:
GCAATGGCAGACATCAGGATCGGTCCGCCGCGATAAAACCCGCCACGATACAGCGCTTGCCAATGATCCTCAATTCTAAACGGGTCCTTGCCGATGAGGTACTGATCCAGCATCTCCTCGACTGCCGCTCGAACTGTTTTCGCTCTGCCTTCGATAACAGGCTCACCCCAGCCCAGAAGCCCAGTGCTGGTTTCTAGTTTCAGGAAGACCCAGCGGGGAGGGATTTCGAACAGTTCGTATCCGGTGATTTGCATACTACTGTCTCACAGCGGGACTGTGATTAACCTTCATGATATAACGACAGCCTCCAACTACTGCATCGATCAAAGCTTAATTCAGCTGCGTTCCCTGACTTCCGTCACCGCTGGCCTCTCATTGACAATTGAGATGCGTTATTCGCCTAAACCGCCGGTCTGACTCGCTACCCCAGTGCACTCCACTCGACATGTTTCGAGAGTTCTGGCGGATCGTCTGGATTGTACCCCTTTTTTACGGCCGTCTTATACGTGAGCGATTGCAAGATTTTCAACGGGACAATCGGGTGGTCTGGTGATTGAGCGGGGAGTTCGATTGCGATGTCTCCACCGTAGTCGTTCGTCGGCCGCCGCAGGACAATTGTGGTCACTCCGGCGTCGCGTAGCTTTGAAACGACCTCGCTGGTCAACGATGCCTCCGATTCTTGGGTAGCAATGACGAGTGCCGGCTCACCGGCAGCGTTTGCGATGGGTCCGTGGCTGATTTCCGGTGTCGGGAGTGCCGTCGTATGCAACAGTGCACCCTCTCCGAACTTCGTCGCCGCCTCGCCTGCAAGCCCATATTCGATCCCCTGTCCGAGAGTGTAGAGTGTCTTGGCCTCCGCGAGGACAGCGACGGCTGTCTGAAAGTCCTGTTCGACGACGTTCCGGCACATACGTTGCAGCTCGCTCGACGTGCGCTCACTGTATTTGCTTTCGAGCAACGAGAGCGTCAGAACCAACGCGGCATCGACTGTTTTGGTAGCGAGAACTGCTTTCTCGGTCCCCGCTGGCGTGACGAGGACCTCGTCCGCTACTGTCCCGAGCGACGAATCATCGGTGTTTGTGATGCCAATAACGAATGCACCCTTCTCCTTTGCTCGTCGAGCGGCTGTAACGGTTTCAGACGTCTCGCCGGACTGGGAGTAGGCGACGACAACCGTTTCCTCAGTAATCGGCGGACCGGCGAACAGGTATTCTGACGCGGCGTACGCCGTTGCGTCGATACCGCGCTGGAAAGACACATACTGGCCGATCACACCCGTCCAGTAGGAAGACCCACAGCCGATGAAGTGGACTCTGTCAGCGTCCGCAATACGCTTACGTGGCTCGGAAAGGTCGCGCGTGCTCATTTTGAAGTCATTCAGTCGGTCGATACCGGAACGGATCTCGTCGTAGACTGCGTGTGTAGTCATGGTTTGATGTTCATGGGACAGCACTGTGGTCAGTTGTTTCAACGACAACGCCAGCAGAGGCTCCGGTCAGCCAGCAACCATCCGACTGATCGGAGTCTCTCTGCGATCACTTAGATTACCGATTGATGGCAGTGGACTATAAAACCATACGATAGGTATTTGTGATAGTCCATAGAATCGCACCGTTTCGAAGAATGACCTAAACAATTAATTATATATACCACATAGGTCGTTGGTGATAGCATATGTCAGACAGTAGTTTGCGGAGTGGCAAGCGACGTCGCTTCATCAAAAGCGCCGGCGCGGCAACGGTCACGCTACTCGCAGGCTGTGGCGGCAGTGACAGTTCAGAGAGTACTCCCGGAGATAGTGGGGATGGCGATTCCGGCGCGAGCACCGGGAACCAATCGAACAGTATAACGACTCTTACAGTCCGTCATTTCGTCAATGACCACATAGAGACGTTCTACGAGAAGCACAATCCCATACTGAAGAAAGAACACGGTGTCAAGGTGGATTTCGAGACGATGGGCTGGGGCGTCGCTCGGAAGAAGCAAAACAACAGTATCTCCACCCGGACCGGTCCGGACGTCGAAGAGATAGCGTCAACGTGGATGCCACAACAGGTCAATTCCGACGGCTGGATGGACCTCGAAGAAGCCGGCGTCTCAATGCCGACAGACAATATCTACGATTCGCCGCTTCAGATAGGCAAATTCGATGGCGTCCGGGCTGGGTTCCCCTGGTTCTGGGGCCCCCGCGGGCACATTTATTATAAATCGCTGTTCGAGGAAGCCGGTATTGATGGCCCCCCGTCGACCTGGGACGAACTCGCGAATGATGCGTCGAAGTACAACAAGCAGGCTGAAAAGTGGGAACAGGAAGGCTACAACACGAGATACCTGTTCGGCATTCCTGGGGCGAACAACTGGGCCGTCGTCCAGTACTATATGATGCTTATCTGGCAAAACGGCGGGAGCGTGATTGACGGGTCCAAGCCGACATTCGACAGTGACGCGGCGGTGGAGGCGTTGAATTTCTACAAGGATCTGTCCACGACGCACAAGGCGTCCCCACAGGCCTCAGTCGAGTGGAACGGCGTTGCACGGAACAACGCGTTCAGCAGCAAACGGATAGCTTCGACGTGGCAGGGGCTCAGGGTTGCAAACGATATTGACGCCGAACTCGGCGTCGGCAAGCCGCCGGCCGGTCCCCGGGGAGAGTCGTCGACCTTCTTCGGAGTGAACCTCATGGGCATCCATCCCTGGACGAAGAAGAAGGGCGCAGCCGCGACGTTCATCGAATACCTGATGCAGCCAGAAGTCAACGCAGAACTCGCGAAGGGCTCTGGCTTCTTGCCGACGATCAAGAGTAGCTTCGAGCAAGACGCCTTCCAGGGTGAGCTGTATCAGTCCTTCAGTGAAGACGTTCTGAACAACACAAACGCCAAGACAGCGCCGCAGGTCGTGGGCTGGGGTGATGTCTCTGGAGCGATCAAAGGGGCCGTCACGAAAGTGCTCACGAAGGCAGCCACCAACTCTTGGTCCGAAGGCGATACCGAGGCGGCACTCCAGCAGGCTGCGATGCAGGCAGAGAACGCGCTCCAGGGCTAAGCCCCGAGACGGTCATTTCAGTGCGTTACGCCACTTGTCCAGTTGCATATTTACGTGCACTTTCTCGGTTCGGTAGTACCCAAGTGTCGTGCAGAACGGTTAAATACATAGCATAATAATCGATTGTGTATGCTCCTGTCCGCGTACCAGCGCGTCAGACGTCGACTTCCGGCAGTCCATATCCCGTACGTTAGCTCGTTACCTGCAAGCCAGCGATTCGGACTCAAGCTCATTGCTCCGGCCCTAGCGATGATGCTTCTCGTCCACGGGATTCCGGTCATTCTCGGTTTCGTGATGAGCTTCTACGAGTTCCCGTCGCTCAGATATACTGACTGGTTCCGCCCGGAGACGTTCGTCGGGCTTGACCACTTCGCGAAGGTCTTCCAGAAGGATACGATCTATGGCGCACAGTTCTGGAACTCGCTCAAAGTCACCATTCTGTATACGGTCGGGTCGGTGATAGGGACGTACGGTCTCGGGCTCGTCACCGCGCTCACCCTCGATAAGCAGTTCCGGGGCAAGCTCGTCGCGCGAACCGTGATTCTGATTCCGTATGTGACACCGGTTGTCGTCACGCTGCTCACCTGGCGGATGATGTTCCGGAGCGATACTGGAGTCATCAACGCGGTACTCCGTCAGGCCGGACTCATCGAGGGGTCCCTGTTCTGGCTTCTGGGCCCAAACTCGCTGTATGCGATAATCATCGCGAACGTCTGGCGGAACTTCCCGTACGCAGCAATCATGTTGTACGCTGGATTGCAGTCGATTCCTGAGCAGTTGTACGAGGCTGCCGAGATCGATGGAGCCGGCAGATGGGGGAAACTGCGGTACGTGACACTGCCACAGTTGAAGCCCGTCTCTGCCGTCATTCTACTGCTATTGATCCTCTGGACCTTCATCAATTTCCCCGTCCCGTATATTTTGCTGGGTGGGTCACCCAGCGAATCGGGGAACGTCCTGATGTTGCTCATTTACTCCTTTGGCTTCAAACAGAGTGCGTACGGGATCGGGTCCGCACTCAGCGCAATGTTGTTCCTGTTCTCGATGACCATCGCATACGTCTATTACAAACGCGTTGTGGCCTCTAGCTACGACGGAGGTGCTATGTAAGATGCTCAGTTCGCTCATGGCTGCTGTCGGGTCAGAAAAGACGACGGTGCCCGACGAAATGCGGCTAACTGCGGATGGGAAAGAGCTCATATACCAGCTGCTTTGGCGGTCCGTGCTCATCCTCATTCTCATATTCGCGATATTCCCCGTCTGGATGATGTTCACAACATCGTTCAAAACCCGGGATGAAGTGTTGCAGCTCGGGCTCGATATAATCCCTGCGGACCCATATATCCAGAACTACTTCCTGATGTTCCAGCGGTTCCCACTTGTCGACTACTACATTAACAGCCTGGTCATTTCGAGTGTGACCACCGTCCTCTCGCTGCTTATTGGTGGACTAGCTGCCTACTCGTTGTCGCGATACGAGTTCCCCGGCAAGGAGAAGTTCGAGATGGGGGCACTTGCAACGCAGATGATCCCCGGCGTACTCATCCTCATCCCGATGTTTCTGTTGTTCATCATCATGGACCAGTCCGCAAACATTCCGATGAAAGACACGTACCACGGGATGATATTCCTCTATACGACGTTTACCGTTCCATTCACCATCTGGATGCTTCGTGGGTACTTCGACACGATTCCGACCGCGCTGGAGGAAGCCGCGCGAATCGATGGCTGTACGCGGACACAGGCCCTGTTCCGCGTCGTGATGCCGCTTGCAGCACCGGGCCTGGCCGCGACTGGGATGTTCGTGTTCTTGCTCGCATTCAACGAGGTGCTGTTCGCGTCAGTTCTGGCGACTGATAACGTGACGCCGTTCTCCATCGGAATTCAGAACTTCCAGCAGCAGGACCAGACGATGTGGGGCCAGATGATGGCTGCTTCGACACTCGCCGCCGTCCCACTGCTCGCAATCTTCGTCGTGTTCCAGCGGCAGATCGTTTCCGGACTAACTTCCGGGAGTGTCAAGCAGTAATCTTCGGCTCCAGTTTTGTGACAGCTCACGATCGCAAACGTAGTTTTATATCCCCAGCACCTCGGATGTTGTTATATGTCGACGCAGACAGTAGCGAGTATGCCATTGGAACAGAAGGTCGGCCAGTTATTCATGGCTGGCTTTGATGGCTCCGAACCGACTGATGGGATACGAGAACTGATTCGTGAGTACAACCTCGGCAACATCATTTACTTCACCAGAAATATCGCATCTCCATCACAGGTGACAGCGCTCTCAGCGGAGTTGCAGTCAGAAGCCACAGCGGTCGGCGCTGGCCTCCCACTGTTCGTCGCCACCGATCAAGAGGGAGGCGTCGTCTCACGCCTCAGCTGGGGCACGCAACTGCCGAGTCAGATGCTCATTGGGGCCTGTGATGACGACGCGATGGCCCGGAGAGCAGGTGCGACCGTCGGACGGGAGCTACGGAGTCTCGGGATCAATCTGAATCTCGCGCCGGTCCTCGATGTCAATAACAACCCAGAGAACCCCGTGATAGGTGTCCGGTCCTTCGGAGAAGACCCAGAGCGTGTGGGCGCACTGGGCGCAGCCATGGCGCAGGGCCTCCAGTCCGTGGATGTCGCGGCCTGTGGGAAGCATTTCCCCGGTCATGGCGATACGGCAGTCGATTCACATCTCGACCTGCCGGTGGTCGACCACGAGCGTTCCCGACTGGAGCGCGTGGAGTTCGCACCGTTTGAAGCGGCGATACAGAGCGGTATCGACGCGATCATGACCACACACGTTGCCTTTCCGGCGATAACAGGCGACGCGGAACTACCAGCGACGATATCTTCAGCAGTCCAGACAGCACTTCTTCGGGATCAATTCGGGTTTGATGGGTTACTCGTCACGGACTGTCTCGAGATGGATGCGATTGCTGAAGGCGTCGGCACCGCCGAAGGGGCTGTCCGTGCAATAGAGGCCGGCTGTGATATCGTCACTGTTTCACACACGCTTGAGCAACAGCGCGCAGCGATTGAGGCCGTGCTTACTGCCGTCCGGACGGGACGGCTTACCGAGGAGCGAATCGACCGGTCGCTGCATCGCATCCAGCATTATAAAGAGCAACGGCTGGGTACATCCGAGACTGCCGAAACGCCGGAGTGGGATCGCTGTGCGACTGCGTCGAAACAGCTTGCAACTGAGATCGCAAACTGCGGGATAACACTCGTCAAGGATGACAGCGAGACACTCCCGTTCGATACGTCACGTCACTTGCACGTGGTCAGCTTTACCGGGACACGAGGGTCGCCCGCCGAGGACGAGCGATACGACCCAGAGGCGGTCGCTGCTGCGCTCAGAGAGGTCGGGTTTGAAATTACGACGCATACCATGGCTGGCGGTGAGACCGTCGATATAACGCCAGCAAACGAGCAGATTGTGGCCGTCAGTTACGATGCCCTGTCGAACGAGGCACAGGCAGAGACACTCCAGACGCTCGTTGCGAACCACGACCAGTTGGCTGTCCTTGCTGTACGGAACCCATACGACCTCGCTGTCTGTCCAGACGCGGCGACGTTTTTGACGACGTACGACTACTCGCCGGGTGCGATTCAGGCAGCGGCGGAAACACTGGCAGGGACAATCGACCCAACAGGGACGCTCCCGGTCACGATTCCAGAATGAGTGATATTCAAGGACGGCGCTCGTAAGATGTCCGAGACGCTATCCGAGGAATTCCTGTGCAGACTCGTGGAGCGGGACGAACCCCTCTGCGCTGCGGGCACCAGCCTGTTTGCCGAATACGAGATTCTCGGCGCGAAGTCCGTCGATGAGGTTGTCGAACTCGGCATCGATGCCGCCGTGCTCGACGAGGAACTCCACCTGTGACTCGTGTTTCTCAATGGCTGTGACCTTTTGTTCCAGATACCCATCGATATCGATGAACATGGATGGGGTAAACTCCGATGTCGGCTTGCCGAAGTAGTAGATGTTGTCCGGGTCACAGGGTTCGAAATCCGTCTCAACGAGGGGGAGCGACGCCATGTAGTACGCGTCTGTAACTAACCGTGAGGTCGCCCGGTGGTCTGGATGCAAATCGTCTTTGTAGTGCGTGAGGATGATGTCCGGGTCGTACTCCCGGATTACATCCACCATCTCGACACGGTTTTCTAGGGAGTAAGTGATCCGCCCGTCTTTGAACTCGAGAAAAGCGACTTCTGACGCGCCTAACACGGCTCCCGAGTCGCGGGCCTCCTGTTCGCGCACTCGCCCGACCGCTTCCTGTGAGTCCGTTTGTAGCCCGCCGTATTCGCCCCGGGTCATATGTACGATACTAACTTCATCACCACGTTCAGCGTGCTTTGCTATCGTACCGCCACAGAAGACATCTGCGTCGTCTGGGTGGGCAACTACTACGAGGACATCCATGCTATGCTATGATTTTGTAAGTTATTATTTATACTTTTCTTTGTCACAGATGCGTGAGCAGGCGGTCGACGACGTACGCAGCATCGTCTTCGTCAAGGCACATTGGGTTGAGAACAATCTC
This genomic interval carries:
- a CDS encoding PIG-L deacetylase family protein; amino-acid sequence: MAKHAERGDEVSIVHMTRGEYGGLQTDSQEAVGRVREQEARDSGAVLGASEVAFLEFKDGRITYSLENRVEMVDVIREYDPDIILTHYKDDLHPDHRATSRLVTDAYYMASLPLVETDFEPCDPDNIYYFGKPTSEFTPSMFIDIDGYLEQKVTAIEKHESQVEFLVEHGGIDAEFDNLIDGLRAENLVFGKQAGARSAEGFVPLHESAQEFLG
- a CDS encoding SIS domain-containing protein; this encodes MTTHAVYDEIRSGIDRLNDFKMSTRDLSEPRKRIADADRVHFIGCGSSYWTGVIGQYVSFQRGIDATAYAASEYLFAGPPITEETVVVAYSQSGETSETVTAARRAKEKGAFVIGITNTDDSSLGTVADEVLVTPAGTEKAVLATKTVDAALVLTLSLLESKYSERTSSELQRMCRNVVEQDFQTAVAVLAEAKTLYTLGQGIEYGLAGEAATKFGEGALLHTTALPTPEISHGPIANAAGEPALVIATQESEASLTSEVVSKLRDAGVTTIVLRRPTNDYGGDIAIELPAQSPDHPIVPLKILQSLTYKTAVKKGYNPDDPPELSKHVEWSALG
- the nagZ gene encoding beta-N-acetylhexosaminidase, coding for MSTQTVASMPLEQKVGQLFMAGFDGSEPTDGIRELIREYNLGNIIYFTRNIASPSQVTALSAELQSEATAVGAGLPLFVATDQEGGVVSRLSWGTQLPSQMLIGACDDDAMARRAGATVGRELRSLGINLNLAPVLDVNNNPENPVIGVRSFGEDPERVGALGAAMAQGLQSVDVAACGKHFPGHGDTAVDSHLDLPVVDHERSRLERVEFAPFEAAIQSGIDAIMTTHVAFPAITGDAELPATISSAVQTALLRDQFGFDGLLVTDCLEMDAIAEGVGTAEGAVRAIEAGCDIVTVSHTLEQQRAAIEAVLTAVRTGRLTEERIDRSLHRIQHYKEQRLGTSETAETPEWDRCATASKQLATEIANCGITLVKDDSETLPFDTSRHLHVVSFTGTRGSPAEDERYDPEAVAAALREVGFEITTHTMAGGETVDITPANEQIVAVSYDALSNEAQAETLQTLVANHDQLAVLAVRNPYDLAVCPDAATFLTTYDYSPGAIQAAAETLAGTIDPTGTLPVTIPE
- a CDS encoding ABC transporter substrate-binding protein codes for the protein MSDSSLRSGKRRRFIKSAGAATVTLLAGCGGSDSSESTPGDSGDGDSGASTGNQSNSITTLTVRHFVNDHIETFYEKHNPILKKEHGVKVDFETMGWGVARKKQNNSISTRTGPDVEEIASTWMPQQVNSDGWMDLEEAGVSMPTDNIYDSPLQIGKFDGVRAGFPWFWGPRGHIYYKSLFEEAGIDGPPSTWDELANDASKYNKQAEKWEQEGYNTRYLFGIPGANNWAVVQYYMMLIWQNGGSVIDGSKPTFDSDAAVEALNFYKDLSTTHKASPQASVEWNGVARNNAFSSKRIASTWQGLRVANDIDAELGVGKPPAGPRGESSTFFGVNLMGIHPWTKKKGAAATFIEYLMQPEVNAELAKGSGFLPTIKSSFEQDAFQGELYQSFSEDVLNNTNAKTAPQVVGWGDVSGAIKGAVTKVLTKAATNSWSEGDTEAALQQAAMQAENALQG
- a CDS encoding carbohydrate ABC transporter permease; amino-acid sequence: MLSSLMAAVGSEKTTVPDEMRLTADGKELIYQLLWRSVLILILIFAIFPVWMMFTTSFKTRDEVLQLGLDIIPADPYIQNYFLMFQRFPLVDYYINSLVISSVTTVLSLLIGGLAAYSLSRYEFPGKEKFEMGALATQMIPGVLILIPMFLLFIIMDQSANIPMKDTYHGMIFLYTTFTVPFTIWMLRGYFDTIPTALEEAARIDGCTRTQALFRVVMPLAAPGLAATGMFVFLLAFNEVLFASVLATDNVTPFSIGIQNFQQQDQTMWGQMMAASTLAAVPLLAIFVVFQRQIVSGLTSGSVKQ
- a CDS encoding carbohydrate ABC transporter permease translates to MMLLVHGIPVILGFVMSFYEFPSLRYTDWFRPETFVGLDHFAKVFQKDTIYGAQFWNSLKVTILYTVGSVIGTYGLGLVTALTLDKQFRGKLVARTVILIPYVTPVVVTLLTWRMMFRSDTGVINAVLRQAGLIEGSLFWLLGPNSLYAIIIANVWRNFPYAAIMLYAGLQSIPEQLYEAAEIDGAGRWGKLRYVTLPQLKPVSAVILLLLILWTFINFPVPYILLGGSPSESGNVLMLLIYSFGFKQSAYGIGSALSAMLFLFSMTIAYVYYKRVVASSYDGGAM